From the Priestia koreensis genome, one window contains:
- a CDS encoding YaaC family protein gives MDNRNKTWNEYMKYFSAPYTQKYLFHCYERKKLEKAEQKSYENCYPFIYYLEHAKNYYELSTHSPLSIKPVLLFYGMTQLFKACLLTVDASYPHNTSVLAHGVTTRKRKKQSYDFLDDEVKVQKNGLFSHISAKMFHMEHLEGNKYSMSSLMSQVVEMTPLHQEATKPLKINTNWGRREIEFPTFFLDLFHMNTERFHSYIKGKATFGIQANEEKKKSISFRVLEKSINLSSCSPFMYHLDEDALYFPNTREGTIFFPEPLSHYLVLYNLSMISRYETEWWYELLHTYSSHDYPFITHFLSITEEKIPFLLLSYLKHNEKGLVN, from the coding sequence ATGGATAATCGAAATAAAACATGGAATGAATATATGAAATACTTCTCTGCTCCCTATACACAAAAATATTTGTTTCATTGCTATGAGCGAAAAAAACTTGAAAAAGCTGAGCAAAAAAGTTACGAAAACTGTTACCCATTCATTTATTATTTGGAGCATGCTAAAAATTATTATGAACTTTCCACACATTCCCCACTTTCCATAAAGCCAGTTTTACTTTTTTATGGAATGACTCAGTTATTTAAAGCATGTCTGCTAACAGTGGATGCATCATATCCACATAACACCTCCGTATTAGCACACGGAGTGACTACACGTAAAAGGAAGAAGCAGAGTTATGATTTTTTAGATGATGAAGTAAAAGTTCAAAAGAATGGATTGTTTTCACACATCAGTGCCAAAATGTTTCACATGGAACATTTAGAAGGAAACAAATATTCCATGTCATCATTAATGTCTCAGGTAGTTGAAATGACTCCTCTACACCAAGAGGCTACAAAACCGTTAAAGATAAACACGAATTGGGGTCGTCGTGAGATTGAGTTTCCTACGTTCTTTCTAGATTTATTTCATATGAATACGGAACGATTCCACAGTTATATAAAAGGAAAAGCGACGTTTGGTATACAAGCAAACGAGGAGAAAAAGAAGAGTATTTCATTTAGAGTGCTTGAGAAAAGTATTAACTTATCTTCTTGCTCACCCTTTATGTATCATTTAGACGAAGATGCACTGTACTTTCCTAATACAAGGGAAGGAACAATTTTCTTTCCCGAACCACTTAGTCACTATTTAGTTTTGTATAATTTAAGCATGATTTCCCGCTATGAAACGGAATGGTGGTATGAGCTGCTACATACGTACTCATCTCATGACTATCCATTTATTACACATTTTTTATCTATTACCGAAGAGAAAATCCCGTTTCTTCTCCTCAGCTATTTAAAACACAACGAAAAAGGGTTAGTCAATTGA
- the guaB gene encoding IMP dehydrogenase, with translation MWESKFVKEGLTFDDVLLVPAKSEVLPKDADLRVTLTETLKLNIPFISAGMDTVTEADMAIAMARQGGLGIIHKNMSIEQQAEQVDKVKRSESGVITDPFFLTPEHQVFDAEHLMGKYRISGVPIVNNLEERKLVGILTNRDLRFIQDYSITISDVMTKEDLVTAPVGTTLEEAEKILQKYKIEKLPLVNEAGVLEGLITIKDIEKVIEFPNSAKDAHGRLLVGAAVGVTADTMVRVEKLVKAHVDVIVVDTAHGHSQGVLDTVSKIRGVYPELNIIAGNVATAEATKALIEAGANVIKVGIGPGSICTTRVVAGVGVPQITAVYDCATEARKYGVPVIADGGIKYSGDIVKALAAGGHVVMLGSLLAGTTESPGETEIFQGRRFKVYRGMGSVGAMEQGSKDRYFQEDNKKFVPEGIEGRLPYKGPLSDTIYQLLGGLKSGMGYCGTADLQQLRENAQFVRMTGAGLRESHPHDVQITKESPNYSLS, from the coding sequence ATGTGGGAAAGCAAATTTGTAAAAGAAGGTTTAACATTTGATGATGTGTTACTAGTTCCAGCGAAATCTGAAGTTCTTCCAAAAGATGCAGATCTTCGTGTCACGCTAACCGAAACATTAAAATTAAATATTCCGTTTATCAGTGCAGGGATGGATACTGTAACAGAAGCGGATATGGCTATTGCGATGGCTAGACAAGGTGGTTTAGGTATTATTCACAAAAATATGTCTATCGAGCAACAAGCTGAGCAAGTTGATAAAGTTAAACGTTCAGAAAGCGGAGTTATTACAGATCCTTTCTTCTTAACACCTGAGCATCAAGTGTTTGATGCAGAGCACCTAATGGGTAAATACCGTATTTCAGGTGTCCCAATCGTTAATAACTTAGAAGAACGAAAATTAGTTGGAATCCTCACAAACCGTGATTTACGTTTTATCCAAGATTATTCCATTACCATTTCAGATGTTATGACAAAAGAAGATCTTGTCACAGCCCCAGTTGGTACCACATTAGAAGAAGCAGAGAAAATCTTACAAAAATACAAAATCGAAAAACTTCCTTTAGTAAATGAAGCAGGAGTACTTGAAGGTTTAATTACGATCAAAGATATTGAAAAAGTAATTGAATTCCCTAACTCAGCTAAAGACGCTCACGGACGCCTCCTAGTAGGTGCAGCAGTTGGTGTAACGGCTGATACAATGGTTCGTGTAGAGAAATTAGTTAAGGCCCATGTAGACGTAATTGTAGTCGATACAGCACATGGTCATTCACAAGGTGTATTAGATACAGTAAGTAAAATTCGCGGTGTATATCCTGAATTAAACATCATTGCTGGAAATGTTGCTACTGCTGAAGCAACTAAAGCATTAATTGAAGCAGGAGCAAACGTGATTAAAGTTGGTATTGGACCTGGCTCTATTTGTACAACACGCGTTGTAGCAGGAGTTGGAGTTCCTCAAATCACTGCTGTTTATGATTGTGCAACGGAAGCAAGAAAATACGGTGTCCCAGTAATTGCGGATGGCGGTATTAAATACTCTGGTGATATCGTAAAAGCTTTAGCAGCAGGTGGACATGTTGTTATGTTAGGTAGCTTATTAGCAGGTACAACGGAAAGCCCAGGAGAAACAGAAATCTTCCAAGGACGTCGTTTCAAAGTATATCGTGGAATGGGTTCTGTTGGAGCTATGGAGCAAGGCAGTAAAGACCGTTATTTCCAAGAAGATAATAAAAAGTTTGTTCCAGAAGGTATCGAAGGACGTCTTCCTTACAAAGGACCTTTAAGCGATACGATTTATCAACTACTTGGAGGCTTGAAATCTGGAATGGGCTATTGCGGCACAGCAGACCTTCAGCAACTAAGAGAAAATGCACAGTTTGTTCGTATGACAGGTGCAGGATTACGTGAAAGCCATCCACATGATGTGCAAATCACAAAAGAATCTCCTAACTATTCATTAAGCTAA
- a CDS encoding serine hydrolase produces MKKQLHKVLIVMFAALLSVSGVLFSAQGKAYAASNEPDIDASAAILVEADTGQILYEKNADAVLGIASMTKMMTEYLVLESIKAGRLKWTDEVPISKYSSVISQDRGLSNVPLLEGDQYTVKDLYEAMAIYSANGATIALAEKLGNGSEANFIKLMNDEGKKLGLESYKFVNATGLSNSLLKGMHPKGTKPTDENVMSARATAKLASHLIKDHPEALEISKIPKKVFGKGTHSQTEMANWNWMLPGLTFEYKGVDGLKTGHTDFAGYCFTGTAVKNGVRYITVIMSGKKDGKPEMNARFTQTAKLLDYGFDNFEMKEVIPANSTIKGHKTLAVAKGKEDSVAIKTSKPLKVLLKKGEEDKYQVKFDVDSKLVDKNGHLMAPFKKGQIVGKAALVAKDDTTADNLYGTDQKAVQVPVVTTKGVDKANWFALSMQSIGGFFSDVWTSASDNVKAWF; encoded by the coding sequence GTGAAGAAGCAGCTACATAAGGTATTGATCGTGATGTTTGCCGCTTTGCTTTCAGTAAGTGGAGTTTTGTTTTCTGCCCAAGGGAAAGCTTATGCAGCAAGTAATGAGCCAGATATTGATGCTAGTGCCGCTATTTTAGTGGAAGCAGATACTGGTCAAATTTTATATGAAAAAAATGCAGATGCTGTATTAGGTATCGCGAGCATGACAAAAATGATGACTGAATATTTAGTTCTTGAATCTATTAAAGCAGGCAGATTGAAGTGGACGGACGAAGTTCCTATTAGTAAATATTCATCAGTTATTTCTCAAGACCGTGGATTATCAAACGTCCCACTGCTAGAGGGGGATCAGTACACGGTAAAAGATTTGTATGAAGCAATGGCTATTTATTCAGCCAATGGGGCAACGATTGCTCTAGCAGAGAAACTAGGAAATGGTTCAGAAGCAAATTTCATTAAATTAATGAATGATGAAGGAAAAAAATTAGGTCTTGAAAGCTACAAGTTTGTTAATGCAACAGGTCTAAGTAATTCGTTATTAAAAGGTATGCATCCTAAAGGGACAAAGCCTACTGATGAAAACGTGATGTCTGCACGCGCAACAGCAAAATTAGCTTCTCATCTTATTAAGGATCACCCAGAAGCATTAGAAATTTCAAAGATCCCTAAAAAAGTATTTGGAAAAGGTACTCATTCTCAAACAGAAATGGCCAATTGGAATTGGATGTTACCTGGATTAACTTTTGAATATAAAGGTGTAGATGGATTAAAAACCGGTCATACCGATTTTGCCGGATACTGCTTTACAGGTACGGCTGTAAAAAATGGCGTTCGCTATATTACCGTTATTATGAGTGGGAAGAAAGACGGTAAACCAGAGATGAATGCTCGCTTTACTCAAACAGCAAAATTATTGGACTACGGCTTTGATAACTTTGAAATGAAGGAAGTTATTCCTGCTAATTCAACCATTAAAGGTCATAAAACGTTGGCTGTAGCGAAGGGGAAAGAGGATAGCGTAGCAATTAAAACATCTAAGCCTTTAAAAGTACTCCTAAAAAAGGGTGAGGAAGACAAGTATCAAGTGAAGTTTGATGTTGATTCCAAACTTGTTGATAAAAATGGTCACTTAATGGCACCGTTCAAAAAAGGTCAGATAGTAGGCAAAGCTGCACTTGTAGCGAAGGATGATACAACGGCAGATAACTTGTATGGTACAGATCAAAAAGCAGTTCAAGTACCTGTAGTTACAACAAAAGGTGTAGATAAAGCAAATTGGTTTGCATTATCGATGCAAAGCATTGGAGGCTTTTTCTCAGACGTTTGGACAAGTGCTTCAGACAATGTAAAAGCCTGGTTCTAA
- the serS gene encoding serine--tRNA ligase, with product MLDLKFLRANFQEVKTKLQHRGEDLTDLSRFEDLDTKRRELISQAEELKSKRNEVSQQVAVLKREKKDADHLIAEMRTVGDKIKVLDDELKGVEEQLEALLLSIPNIPHESTPVGESEDDNVEVRKWGEVRDFSFEPKAHWDLGTDLDIVDFERAAKVTGSRFVFYKGLGARLERALINFMMDLHYDEHGYQEILPPYMVNRASMTGTGQLPKFEEDAFLIEKEDYYLIPTAEVPVTNLHRDEILSVDQLPIAYAAYSACFRSEAGSAGRDTRGLIRQHQFNKVELVRFVKPEDSYDELEKLTGHAEKVLQLLELPYRVLSMCTADLGFTAAKKYDIEVWIPSYDSYREISSCSNFEGFQARRANIRFRREKNGKPEHVHTLNGSGLAIGRTVAAILENYQQEDGSIVIPTVLRPYMGNKEVIKLP from the coding sequence ATGCTTGATTTAAAATTTTTACGTGCTAATTTTCAAGAAGTAAAAACAAAATTACAGCACCGTGGGGAAGATTTAACTGACCTAAGCCGTTTCGAAGACCTAGATACAAAAAGAAGAGAGCTTATTTCTCAAGCAGAAGAGCTGAAAAGCAAGCGTAATGAAGTTTCTCAGCAAGTAGCGGTATTGAAGCGTGAAAAGAAAGATGCAGATCACCTCATCGCTGAAATGCGTACAGTAGGAGACAAAATTAAAGTTTTAGATGATGAATTAAAAGGTGTAGAAGAACAGTTAGAAGCATTGCTGTTATCAATTCCAAATATTCCTCATGAATCTACACCAGTTGGTGAATCTGAAGATGATAACGTAGAGGTTCGTAAATGGGGAGAAGTAAGAGACTTCTCATTTGAACCAAAAGCACATTGGGATTTAGGAACTGATTTAGATATCGTTGATTTTGAACGTGCAGCAAAAGTAACAGGTAGTCGTTTTGTATTTTATAAAGGGTTAGGAGCTCGTTTAGAACGTGCCCTTATTAACTTCATGATGGATTTACACTATGATGAGCATGGCTATCAAGAAATTCTGCCTCCATACATGGTAAACCGTGCAAGCATGACAGGAACAGGCCAGCTTCCAAAGTTTGAAGAAGATGCGTTCTTAATTGAAAAAGAAGATTACTATCTAATCCCAACTGCTGAAGTGCCGGTAACGAATCTACACCGTGACGAAATCTTAAGTGTTGATCAACTTCCAATTGCTTATGCGGCATACAGTGCATGTTTCCGTTCAGAAGCAGGTTCAGCGGGTCGTGATACACGTGGATTAATTCGTCAGCATCAGTTCAACAAAGTAGAGCTTGTTCGCTTTGTTAAACCAGAAGATTCTTACGATGAGTTAGAAAAATTAACTGGACATGCAGAAAAGGTGCTTCAATTGTTAGAGCTTCCTTACCGAGTTCTCAGCATGTGTACAGCGGATCTAGGATTTACTGCTGCGAAGAAATATGACATTGAAGTATGGATTCCAAGCTACGATAGCTACCGTGAAATTTCTTCTTGTTCTAACTTTGAAGGTTTCCAAGCAAGACGTGCTAACATTCGCTTTAGAAGAGAGAAAAATGGTAAACCAGAACATGTTCATACATTGAACGGATCTGGATTAGCGATTGGTCGTACAGTAGCTGCGATTTTAGAGAACTATCAGCAAGAAGACGGTTCTATTGTCATTCCAACTGTATTACGTCCATACATGGGGAATAAAGAAGTTATCAAACTTCCTTAA